The sequence ACAATGAATGGAGACCTTATGATACTGCTGATATTGTTCGCGCTGGTTCCACGTTGCATTTATAGCATTAAACCAATATACAATCATTTCATAGAAAATCTGACCTCTCAAGAGTTAGATGAAGAATATTTGGATTTGACTGTGAGATATGCAGAAAATTAATTAACAAGAACCTTAACTCGCAGGAATTGACGTTAAATGCCATTTTTGGGTTGAAAGTCAGAGACAGAAgatttacatatattaattaaATGTCCAGTTCTATAGATGAGGGATCCAGTGGTGAATGGCTGATATGAAAGGTGTAAAGTGTTTCCATAAATAAGTGCATTTATAAACTggcttttaatgttgtggttttttttgtttttttttgttttttttatatgctaGTAGTTTTGTAAAGTGGTGCTGGGCTGTCACCCCGTGTGACCTCCCCTGAAGATCGCCTTGCTCATGTCTTCTATATATAATATCCTTCCATGTTACTATTCTATTTCATTCAGACTCCTGAGCCTCTTATTGTGATAAACTTTACATTAAGAACAGGTTTTATTAAATGACATAGGGACAGAGTGTTAAAGACCACTAAATGGTTCTAATTATATGCTAGTAATGTTGTAGACTAATACTGGGTTGATTACTTTGTATGATTCCCCTGAATATTACCCTGATGGTGTCTGTAATCCAGTACCACAGTATTATTTAAACCTTCTGCATTTTAtgacacatatttgcaaatgttacTAGTCGTTTTTTGCAAGAAAACATGTTGTGGATTTGTTCATTGTGCATCGAAGGTAAATCTTtaaaaatatagattgcagtagtGATTTCTAAAGttcatgggttttttttttcttatattttgttttttgcaacaaacCTCTCCACCCACACTTCCCGTTATCGGATCCATAATAATACCATGTCTGGGGACCTTTTTGGTTCTAAAGAAACTCTGCCACCAAGCGTCTGCAGTCCTATAATTTTCCAGGGACCACAGCCTGGAGTTTGAATCTGAACTACAGACTGTGAGCTCTGGAGCTTCATATGAATACAGCAGACAGCAGGGGTTATGTTTTCCGTGAACCATtcatatcttaagctgggtacacactacacagtttttgtccaataatcggctcagtcagccgacatacgaccgctccttcaaaagtcgggtcagtgtgtgcagtgacacgatggtcgaaagtctgcccaaatggacgattgtcgcctcgtttggttggtcgtaccgtttaatattttggttccaatcttgtttccgttgtgtagtgtgtataaacttccgaccgatgtgtacgaaattgcaatcattgctcacgacaacatggctgtaaaaagtcgctaaagggacgtccgcgcttccctttatcgtcctaaacaaggctagtgtgtatgcagtccatggaccgagcgatcggaccatcgatcgcatgtaaaatcgctcggcataaaaagttggttgaaatttctgtagtgtgtacccagctttagacatggATTCTGCTAGTTTGGAGGGAGTGATAGTGGTCATTGTAAAATTTAGAAACAAAAACACGGTGTTCTATAAGCAGAGGATATATTATTAATTCCCCGTCCTGATTTGCTCCATCATGTCATAGtctcatattttcttttacaggTGGGTGAGGGAGTTTTTAAACAATGACAACAAGGGTCTGGATGTTCTGGTCGAGTATCTCTCGTTTGCACAGTGCGCAGTTATGTAAGTACAGTCTGTGAAGATGTCTTGTCTTGGAATATACGTGGGAGAAACCCCCTAAGGGTTTAATTACCACAAGTTTTGGGTTTGTAGCGAGTAGGAAAATCTGTGCACTTTGAACACTGATTATTATCCACTGTAAGTTCCTGTGTCCTGGTGCTGAAGCAGCAGCATGTGTTCCATATCACAGTTTCTACTCTGCACTGCCTTGTGGAGCGGAGTTCGCAGTTGTCTGTGGTTTTGGTTCGGGCCGCTCCGGCTGTTGCACATTTTCATGCTGGATACCATTTCTTTCTCTGCTGCTTTGTGGCTTTGCTTTGCCCAGTCCTCTCTCTGTCCCTTGGCCGCTCAAGCTTCTTCTGTATCCCTTTTTGATGTAGGTTTGATTTTGAGGGCATGGAAAATGGGGAGGATGGCTTACTTGAAAAGTCCAAATCCTGGAGCAGATCCATCGAGGATCTGCAGAATCCCAACGCCCTCCCTGCCCCTTTCACCAACGGCCTCGCTCGCTCTGCCCGCCAGTCTGTGCTCCGGTATGTATCTGTGTGCCAGCTCCTTGCCAGTTCTCCCTGCCTCCAGCTCGCCATGATGTCGTGTTTTGTGATTTTTCTATTCATGAAAAGGTGTATTATATTACAGGGCCAGTAACACCTACAAATGACAAGGGTTTAGCTATGCTGCATTTGTAAGAAACCATTTTTTACATAAGGGCCTAAATATATATGTGGTCATTTTGGTGTTCCTATAAAATTCTGTTTAGTTCTGTAGGACTACGTTATCCTGGAGACAAATGAGAGATAAATATGTGAAAATTAGAACCACAAGTTCATTTGTAGATTGATACAAAAGCAAAAAAGATTACAATTGCAGACAATTCATAAATATTTGATCCCTTTAATTTTTTGGGTGTTACTGCCAGAAGAAATATGCCACATAACCTAATGCTATTTAAACCCTGCTACGTAGTCTTGGGAATCTAAAGGCAATAAGtattttcaatgaaaacttgAACCTTTGGTATATTAGTATTGCTAATGCATTTGTGAAGAAGGCTGATATTTAAATAGCTTAGCGCTAAAGCCAGTGGGTTCCTTGACCACTGTAAACTTACTGTCTCCCAATAGCAGCTACAACACATTACCAGGAAAGAAGGCTTTGAAGAACTCCAGGCTGGTCAGCCAGAAGGACGACGTACATGTGTGCATCATGTGCCTCCGTGCCATCATGAACTACCAGGTAAAGATGGCGCCTCTTCCTCTTGTAGTGACTGATATAAATGGTGCTGCTACAAAACGGTGATCTGTACAGCATAATGAGAGTAATGTGAGTGCAGGTTACATATGGCCGAGATGATGTGTATCTAGATGTAGGATGGAGCTTAATTTGCAGGAACAGCGTTTATGTATGAAATTATGTACAGGTATGGTGTTCCCATTGGGATTATGTCCCCGCGAGATGATGCAGCAGATTATTTCAGTAAATTAGAAAACTAGTACATTATTAAGTAAGACGCATTGCAAAACTGGAATTCCGTGGTATAAGTTTGTAGGTAGTTACTGTGAATACATTTTAAGAACTTAACTTTTCTGattattaataacttttttttaatttcccccTAGTATGGCTTCAATCTAGTAATGTCCCATCCTCATGCAGTTAATGAAATCGCTCTTAGTTTGAACAACAAGAATCCAAGGTAAACCATCACGCACACGTTGTATGCTGTCAATATTTCCTATCCTATTCTATCATGTCAGACAACAGTACTAACCAGAAGTTAATATGTATCATGGGTTTGGGGGAGGAAGCTGTAGATTATGGTTTAGGGGTCTTGCCCTGTGCTGCTCCCTTATAACTTTTGCCTTTATATCCTGCCTCAGATATTCTTTACCATTTACCATTATGTGCTGCTCTGTGGCAACATATGTAATAGTTCATCAGCACAATTGTACATTTTGGCTTTCAAAACTTCACCAACACCATCAACCGTTTTTAGTTAAAGACATTTGTAATTACATAGGACTAAAGCTCTGGTCCTGGAATTACTGGCTGCCGTCTGCCTTGTCCGAGGGGGACATGAAATCATTCTGTCGGCATTTGACAACTTCAAAGAGGTAAGGAGAACCAGCATTAACCTGATACCCTAGATATAGAGCTTGTGTATGGTAGCAGCACAACAGTCCCCCTAGGCagctatgtattattattagagaaaaaaaaaaggggttctATTCCGCTCTAAGGTTAGGACTATCCTCAATATACGTATATACCTCATGGAACATGCAGTGGAGGGGTGCTCTCCCTACAAAATAGATatgaacaaagaaaaaatacaggTGATGATAAACATCACCTGAAAAGAGTTGGTTTGCGAGGCACTCTGGTCCAAAATATAAAAgcaatttttattaattatattaaaaataaacaaacaggtgTCAAAAAAAGTCGGCAAATTAAAACTAAAGACTGTGATAAAGAATGAATTATAAGTGAAGACCCATCAGGGAAGCCGgtcaaaataattattatttataaatatttcttaCATATGGGAGTAATTGTACATAGTACATTAATCGGTACTGATTCTGTATTacaattgatttattttattttcatttattattttgaatgGGACTGATTCTCAAAGAGTGATTTAATTACATCTCCTCATGTGTCTCTGATGTTGCCACTCTACAGTCTGAGAAGTATATGATATAATATCATGACCTCAGCAGCTACTGTGAAAGTCTCTTAGACTGAATTGTCTAAGACTGAGTGTGATATCCCCATAATATATTGGCCAATAGGGCTATTTACATAGGAGAAAAAATCTCCTTATAGTTATGTgcttctatttatctatctatctatctagttatgtATTATTGTCAGCTTGACACTTTATATCGTGGTCTATCCTATTAATTATTACGTAATATTGATTACAATTAGTTTTGAGATTTTAAGCTGTTCGATCAGGACAATTTTGATTGCTTGTACCTAGTTCAAGTTACCACTTATTGTTTTGTACTCTTCGTGCCCTTTATAACctcttatttatgttttttacagtaaacaaatGCGTACTATTTTACTGGCTATACTAAATCCCTCTGGCCTATTTTAGGTCTGCAAGGAGAAACATCGCTTTGAGAAGCTCATGGAGTATTTCAGGAATGAGGACAGTAACATTGACTTCATGGCAAGTGAAGCATCTAATTGACGTTTCCAGTATTTGTACCGATGACCCGTTCTGTCCCAGTAGTAAATATACTCTTGTCCTTACAGGTTGCATGTATGCAATTCATTAACATTGTTGTCCATTCCGTGGAAGACATGAACTTCCGGGTTCATCTACAGTTCGAGTTTACCAAGCTAGGCCTCGAAGACTTCCTGGAGGTAAGcactatcaacatttattttcttgAATCCTACAAGAGGAGAGCGCACTAATCTTCTCTGAGATACCTCCTGATCTGACATCAAGCTCTGATTTTATGGTTTTCTACAGAAGTCTAAACACACAGAGAGTGAGAAGCTACTGGTGCAGATTCAGGCTTATTTGGACAATGTGTTTGATGTTGGGGGCCTGCTGGAAGATGCTGAGACCAAGAATGTTGCACTTGAGAAAGTAGAGGAGTTGGAGGAACATCTGTCCCATGTAAGTACAAGCAGTCTTCCTCCATTGGATGGATGGATTTCTTCTCTTTCATTCCAAATGAATTGCTGCTCTGTTGAGGTAGAACTGAACTAGTGAATTGGTGTATAGTAAGCAGTAATGTTATGGGCACAGACTCGTGGCATGATAAAgcatataaatcataaattaatagaATAGTTAGCTTAACTTGGTAGGAGTTTTGTAAAGCTATGCATAGCAACGTTTATGGTACATTCGTAGGCAGTTAACATGGCCATGCAGGAAAATGGATTTCAGTATTTAATAATACTATCCAATATAAAGTATGAATCTGTTGGCATAGAAAATGCACCCATAAATTAAAGCAGGATACTGGATTGGctcccagtttgtttattagtaatTCCTGCAGTGGGCAAAGCTGGCTTGTAGTTTATTCCTAATGGACTAAGGAATGTTATTTCCTTTTGCTATTTACCAAACTGCTCATCCACTGAGCAGATGCAGAATATATATGAGTATGCTTTATAGATTTATCATGTCGGGGGCTAAAGTAGTTGTTACTATATCAACAGCCCTCAGATCTAAAATCTTCCATGTATTGTCTTTGCATTGATAGGTACATATTAATCTTGTAATTTATGCTGTAGAATATATTCTAACTGCATTTTGATGTACAGGATAATTGTTCACATTTTGTAAGGTTGAGTGTTGTGTTCCATGTAACAATAGAATTCTCCAGTCTTTTTCATTGTCCTGGCAGCATCTGGTTAGCAGGTGGTGATGGACTTATGGAATTAGATACAAGATAATGGTATACACCATTATAAcaacaattaaaatgtttttgagGGAATTTTTGTTCTCATTCAAAAACTTTACAAGTCAATACAAACTACATAATAAGATTCATTTAAACTACAGAGAATGGTAAAGACAACACTTGTTATAACTGttaatatactttttaaatacaGATAACTTCATTTGAACTATGTATCACAGTGATTACTTAAACAGTCTCTAAAAATATAGCGCTATTTGTAATATTCTCCAAAGTCTGAACTTTTAGTGGAATGTTTTTACCCCAATTGTTTCTGTACATCCCCAGAAGTAATTTAAACTCCCCCACAACTGAAAAAAAGAGTTTGTTCCACTCAGTCCACATGTTCTTCATATTGGATCTGTATTAGAAGATATGAGGGCTTTGGGGAATCCTTGTAGTTTTATCCCATAAATATGTAAACCTTTTTTGAATATGACATTGAATGAGCGGTCAGAATATGGTCTTTCATCTTTAATGTAGGGAGATGTGGGGGGGAGTCACCCAGAAATAGTATCATGTCTTCTGGATATTGTcccatcaccaccatttatatacacatatcttAGCCATTGTATTAAACTATAGAGCAAGGTTACCCACTGTGTAAAGTTTTCCCCATATTAAAAATAAGCAACGTGACACGTAAGAACAGATACGTTAATATCAAATCTTTTAGCGGCATTGTCTAATTATAATCCCTAGGACAGAGTTTGTTTGAGGACATATGTACAACGTGCATCATCTTCATTTTGTTGGGATGTGCTCTGCTATGTTCCTTACATTGCACTCAGTCTATGTTTGTACTGTTACTACAAGATCTGTATACACAATTGATATATATAAACAGACTCCTCAGTAACTGCTTACTAAAGCAGAAGACAGTTGACTGTAGTTGTGTTAGAAAGTTCCTCTTTGCGTTGTTTGGTACTTTcctatgggattttttttttatgtgtaaggGAAAAAATTCTCAGGATTCCTTTCAGTTTTGATTAGTTATATGAGAGCATAGGATGGCTGGTGGTAAAGACTTCAGGAGGTTTTGTTATTCTGAGCTGCATAAGGACCTAATTATTGAAGTTATGATTTTCTTCCAGATGACTGAAAAGCTGCTAGATTTGGAGAATGAGAACATGATGCGGGTGGCAGATCTGGAGAAAACTCTGTTACAGCGAGAGAAGGAACTAGAGATCATTAGGGTGAGATACATGGAGAATTATTGTTATGCTTCTCACTGCAGAGATCCATGCAGCCCTAGAGTTTCCTGGCTGTGTATTGTCACACCTGATATAACTACACAGTCACGTACAGATTCCTGGCTTTGTATTGTCACACCTGATATAACTACACAGTTACATACAGATTCCTGGCTGTGTATTGTTACACCTGATATAACTACACAGTCACATACAGATTCCTGGCTGTGTATTGTCACACCTGATATAACTACACAGTCACATACAGATTCCTGGCTGTGTATTGTCACACCTGATATAACTACACAGTTACATACAGATTCCTGGCTGTGTATTGTCACACCTGATATAACTACACAGTCACGTACAGATTCCTGGCGGTGTATTGTTACACCTGATATAACTACACAGTTACATACAGATTCCTGGCTGTGTATTGTCACACCTGATATAACTACACAGTTACATACAGATTCCTGGCGGTGTATTGTCACACCTGATATAACTACACAGTCACATACAGATTCCTGGCTGTGTATTGTCACACCTGATATAACTACACAGTCACGTACAGATTCCTGGCGGTGTATTGTTACACCTGATATAACTACACAGTTACATACAGATTCCTGGCGGTGTATTGTCACACCTGATATAAGTACACAGTTACATACAGATTCCTGGCGGTGTATTGTCACACCTGATATAACTACACAGTTACATACAGATTCCTGGCGGTGTATTGTCACATCTGATATAACTACACAGTTACATACAGATTCCTGGCTGTGTATTGTCACACCTGATATAACTACACAGTTACATACAGATTCCTGGCGGTGTATTGTCACACCTGATATAACTACACAGTCACATACAGATTCCTGGCGGTGTATTGTCACACCTGATATAACTACACAGTTACATACAGATTCCTGGCTGTGTATTGTCACACCTGATATAACTACACAGTTACATACAGATTCCTGGCTGTGTATTGTTACACCTGATATAACTACACAGTCACATACAGATTCCTGGCTGTGTATTGTCACACCTGATATAACTACACAGTCACATACAGATTCCTGGCTGTGTATTGTCACACCTGATATAACTACACAGTTACATACAGATTCCTGGCGGTGTATTGTCACACCTGATATAACTACACAGTCACATACAGATTCCTGGCTGTGTATTGTCACACCTGATAGAACTATATATTATAAGGGGGCGATCACAGGGGAGATCCATGCAGCCCTAGAGTTTCCTGGCTGTGTATTGTCACACCTGATATAACTACACAGTCACATACAGATTCCTGGCTGTGTATTGTCACACCTGATATAACTACACAGTTACATACAGATTCCTGGCGGTGTATTGTCACACCTGATATAACTACACAGTCACATACAGATTCCTGGCTGTGTATTGTCACACCTGATAGAACTATATATTATAAGGGGGCGATCACAGGGGCATTCCTAGGAATTTCATGGACAGGATTCCAACCTTGACTGTGTGGTTATACCGTACAGGTTCAATCCCTTCGAAGTCCTGTACCTAGACTGTATCCTGGTATTAAAACTCATTGTGGAAACAGGTTGTACTGTGAAGTATTGTTTAGTAGATACAGCTTGTATTCCTTTTCTTTCCTACATATGCACAAAAAATGTGAAGGTTCGGTAAACTTTTCCTGTTGAAACGCAGGGTACTGATTTGCTTCTCTCTCTTCTTCAGGAGACCTATGAGAACACAAGCCACCAGGTAAACACACTAAGGAAAATCatcaaagaaaaagaagaagcatTTCAGCATCTCCGCCAGCTTGAGCAAGCCAACGCCTTCCAGCAGCATAAACAGGGGTCTGCTGGGACCCCACTTTCCTCTGTGGGGATCCCCAGTGGAGACATTTCCTTGGTAGCAGATTTCCCGCCTCCGcctccgcctccacctgctccagCTCCCGCTCCTGCGGCCccacctccaccacctcctccacctccaccgccaccccctcctcccatgcCAAGTAAGGGTAGCatattaaaaaagttataaaaacaagaTTACTGGAAATACAAATGTGTCTGTTTCCCTCATAACAACTGCAAAACTTAACAGCTAATTGTTAATTAATATCAGCGACCCTAAAATAGTGTAAATACAACAGTTGTATTTCATTGAAATCTTACAAGTAGTTGTAGATTAAGAGGGAGGTTCCCTTATCTGGCTCCCAGAACACCAATGTGACATATCTGCTCTAGGGATATGTAGTGTTCATGTTACAGTGTGACCAACTACAAGTTGAAATTACGAAACTAATTGATGAAAACATAACTCACACTACAATATGCTGCACTACTTAGTCCAAACTCCTGTTGCGCAACTGGAACTGGTCAGTCATTGGgggaataaaaagaaacataaacaaAATTAACATCAACTAATTTTAGAGCTATTAACTGAATAGTGTTATCCTAGATGATGTCTATACAGACATTGTATAtgtacagttatttatatagagtaCGATTACTTGTTTTGCCCTATTTTGTCATATTTATTTTGATCAAATGTAATTCCTTAAACATATTTAACATCTAATAATATCATGTATTTGCTTCCAACAGACAAATGTCCTCCCCCACCTCCTTTTCCATTCTCGTCTCCTTCTGTCATCCTCACAAGTGGTTTATCAGGTGAGCTATGCGCTGAGCGGGGCTGTGGTGCGCTGAGCGGGGCTGTGGTGCGCTGAGCGGGGCTGTGGTGCGCTGAGCGGGGCTGTGGTGCGCTGAGCGGGGCTGTGGTGCGCTGAGCGGGTTATACAAGTCTGGCTGATCCTTTCAGTCTTCAACTGTCTCTAAGCTTTCTATCATTTTTCAGCAATCCGAATCAAGAAGCCAATAAAAACAAAGTTCCGTTTGCCTGTGTTCAATTGGACGCCACTAAAACCCAACCAGATTAGTGGGACAGTGTTCAGTGATCTTGACGATGAGCGAATCTTGCAGGTAAAAAGGGTCTTGGTGTTAATGCAATATTGCAATTGCAGGCACATATTTGGGGAGTGAAGAATTGATTTGCCACATTCTATATCATCACTGTATCAGAGACTTCTTATCATTTATTTCTGCTTtctttcccattttatttttattttattactatacaGAAATGAGGTCAGGCTTATGATTGCCGTTGTATGAAATGTGCTTTTTATTACTGCTTCtctgatgagaaacgtcttataaGTCAACATTTTTGATGTGTTTACGATTAGCTTGTTGTCAATCAGTGTTTTTACTTTCGTGTCTGCAATAGGATCTGGAGATGGATAAATTTGAAGAACTATTTAAAACCAAAGCACAGGGGACTGCCATTGACCTGACCTGCTCCAAGAGTAAATCTTCCCAAAAGTCTGTCAGCAAAGTTACTCTTCTAGAGGCAAATCGAGCCAAGAACTTGGCCATCACTCTACGAAAAGCCGGGCGGTCCACAGAGGAGATCTGTAAAGCCATCCAAACGTAGGGTTCCCTCTTCAGCCGTGTTCTCCATGGACTTGTAGTATCAGCAATAACATACAGATATTTGTTTACCTTAGGATAACCTTTACAAGACTGAATTGACTGGTATATAAATAAGAGATAATAATAACTGGTTGCTACATATTTGCCCATGTTATTAAATATACTATACTACTTGCATATCATAGAGCTACTGCTAAAACACATCACTGTGTAGTATTTCTTTTGTCACACCCATAAAATAGTGAATTAAAActcaaaaaacttgtttttttgtGACCCTTAAAATAATCGGTCTCTCTCGCTACAGGTTTGACTTGCGGACTTTGCCAGTGGATTTTGTGGAGTGCCTGGTGCGTTTCCTTCCTACAGACCCAGAAGTTAAGTTGCTGAGGCAGTATGAGAAGGAGCGAAAGCCTCTTGAGGACCTCTCGGATGAGGACCGATTCATGATGCTCTTCAGTAAAGTGGAGCGTCTCTCCCAGAGGATGTCCATCATGACGTTCATGGGTAACTTCAATGAGAACCTACAGCTGCTAACACCGGTATGACATCACTAGCTCCTCTTCCACACATTGTGCTTCTGACCACTGGACCCTTCAGCACATATTGGGTTATACACCTTCACAGCAATCAGTGCACCAAACCAAATCAAACGTAATGCTTATGTAAACTCACCAGAGCCCTTTAGTCACTCTGGATGCTCTAATTTTGTATATAAAGGATCTTAAAACTACTtgta is a genomic window of Mixophyes fleayi isolate aMixFle1 chromosome 2, aMixFle1.hap1, whole genome shotgun sequence containing:
- the FMNL3 gene encoding formin-like protein 3 isoform X1; amino-acid sequence: MGNVESAGGTPGTPLLPLKVPMPEPGELEERFALVLSSMNLPPDKARLLRQYDNEKKWDLICDQERFQVKNPPHTYIQKLQSFLDPGVTRKKFRRRVQESTKVLRELEISLRTNHIGWVREFLNNDNKGLDVLVEYLSFAQCAVMFDFEGMENGEDGLLEKSKSWSRSIEDLQNPNALPAPFTNGLARSARQSVLRSYNTLPGKKALKNSRLVSQKDDVHVCIMCLRAIMNYQYGFNLVMSHPHAVNEIALSLNNKNPRTKALVLELLAAVCLVRGGHEIILSAFDNFKEVCKEKHRFEKLMEYFRNEDSNIDFMVACMQFINIVVHSVEDMNFRVHLQFEFTKLGLEDFLEKSKHTESEKLLVQIQAYLDNVFDVGGLLEDAETKNVALEKVEELEEHLSHMTEKLLDLENENMMRVADLEKTLLQREKELEIIRETYENTSHQVNTLRKIIKEKEEAFQHLRQLEQANAFQQHKQGSAGTPLSSVGIPSGDISLVADFPPPPPPPPAPAPAPAAPPPPPPPPPPPPPPPMPNKCPPPPPFPFSSPSVILTSGLSAIRIKKPIKTKFRLPVFNWTPLKPNQISGTVFSDLDDERILQDLEMDKFEELFKTKAQGTAIDLTCSKSKSSQKSVSKVTLLEANRAKNLAITLRKAGRSTEEICKAIQTFDLRTLPVDFVECLVRFLPTDPEVKLLRQYEKERKPLEDLSDEDRFMMLFSKVERLSQRMSIMTFMGNFNENLQLLTPQLNAVIAASASVKSAPKLKQMLEIILALGNYMNSSKRGSVYGFKLQSLDLLQDTKSTDRKLTLLNYIALIAKEKYPDVATFYNELHFVEKAAAVSLENVLLDVRELGKGMDLIRKESSHHDNSVLRNFVSTNEGKLDKLQKDARTAEEAYAAVVHYFGENPKTTPPSVFFPVFARFIKSYKEAEQQNEMRKKQEEVLREKLLAQEAKKMDPKSPTQKNKRQQHDLIAELRRRQAKDHRPVYEGKDGTIEDIITVLKSVPFTARTAKRGSRFFCDTSLFEDSNC